From the Acinetobacter wanghuae genome, one window contains:
- a CDS encoding DUF4385 domain-containing protein yields MNNEQELVISEQEDIAAEQTLVAAQAPAKVNPEGFSRSFDFSLDFENINFRKRPKLYRVGRGEEGVLLVEPYKSEILPLWKIDDEATATESSDKIFALFLDYLEKGDFVGADMARKFLLMGYTRSRRYAHHKKGSLKTGRKNKGATPKIKVVVDTAEKPQRTPEELSKIAVSKIFKEKSAQAKANEKYVELKEKFNEMIREA; encoded by the coding sequence ATGAACAATGAACAAGAACTCGTGATATCTGAACAAGAAGATATAGCCGCTGAGCAAACTTTAGTTGCGGCTCAAGCACCAGCGAAAGTAAATCCTGAAGGTTTTTCACGTAGCTTTGACTTTTCACTTGATTTTGAAAACATTAATTTTAGAAAGCGCCCAAAACTATATCGCGTTGGTCGTGGTGAAGAAGGCGTATTATTGGTTGAACCTTATAAATCTGAAATTTTACCGCTTTGGAAAATTGATGATGAAGCAACAGCCACTGAAAGTAGCGATAAAATTTTTGCGCTATTTTTAGATTACTTGGAGAAAGGTGATTTTGTCGGTGCAGATATGGCACGCAAATTCTTATTGATGGGCTATACCCGCTCACGTCGTTATGCGCACCATAAAAAAGGTTCACTCAAAACAGGTCGCAAAAATAAAGGCGCAACCCCTAAAATTAAAGTGGTTGTAGATACAGCAGAAAAACCACAACGTACCCCTGAAGAATTGAGCAAAATTGCAGTTTCAAAAATCTTTAAAGAAAAAAGTGCTCAAGCTAAAGCCAATGAGAAATATGTTGAATTGAAAGAAAAATTCAATGAAATGATTCGCGAAGCTTAA
- a CDS encoding ATP-binding protein, with translation MATIDLPENIINSLATVLLQLQQSLAPIKKPTDFSAYAYKWQHGELHPIHQLKAIQLDDLKGIERQKEKVIQNTLQFLHGLPANDVLLTGSRGTGKSSIVRALLNDYAEQGLRLIEIERDDLSELPQIQQLIQDRPEKFIVYCDDLAFNAEDENYRSLKSVLDGSLQSGSSNFVIYATSNRRHLLPEFMHENTPVTKVDVPQYTELHPQEAIEEKISLSDRFGLWLSFYPMDQNLYLEIVEHYLKQANLALDAETRAEALRWCQSRGQRSGRAAYQFSKHWIGSSSLQLIKQK, from the coding sequence ATGGCAACGATTGATTTACCTGAAAATATTATCAATTCACTTGCAACAGTATTGTTGCAATTACAACAAAGCCTTGCACCCATAAAGAAACCAACAGATTTCAGCGCTTATGCGTATAAATGGCAACATGGCGAACTGCATCCCATTCATCAGCTTAAAGCGATTCAGCTCGACGACCTCAAAGGCATTGAACGTCAAAAAGAAAAAGTGATTCAAAATACCCTACAATTTTTGCATGGCTTACCTGCCAATGACGTTTTGCTCACCGGCTCACGCGGTACAGGCAAGTCATCGATTGTACGTGCGCTATTAAATGATTATGCCGAACAAGGTTTACGCTTGATTGAAATTGAGCGAGACGATTTGTCTGAATTACCTCAAATCCAACAACTTATTCAAGATCGCCCTGAAAAATTCATTGTTTATTGTGATGATCTTGCTTTCAATGCTGAAGATGAAAATTATCGGAGTTTAAAAAGCGTATTGGATGGTTCATTACAATCCGGTTCAAGTAATTTTGTGATTTATGCGACCAGTAACCGTCGTCATTTATTGCCTGAATTTATGCATGAAAATACCCCCGTCACTAAAGTGGATGTTCCGCAATACACTGAATTACATCCACAAGAAGCGATTGAAGAGAAAATCTCGCTTTCGGATCGCTTTGGACTTTGGCTGTCTTTTTATCCAATGGATCAAAATTTATATTTAGAGATTGTCGAACATTATTTAAAGCAAGCGAATCTTGCACTTGATGCAGAGACGCGTGCAGAAGCATTACGTTGGTGTCAAAGTCGTGGACAACGTTCAGGTCGTGCTGCCTATCAGTTTTCTAAACATTGGATTGGTTCAAGTTCATTGCAGTTAATCAAACAAAAATAG
- a CDS encoding DUF3336 domain-containing protein, whose amino-acid sequence MIFKDFTRNINPHQAYRIKKLKLQLAKADSYAEWKSIALKLDEESGAQEWKLDNSSPYFDAQVIAHRLGKLTRYRTQKRTRDLMYILREGLSYDIANISHPLLFSQAYVGTKKIIEDYVDEVSQSLAFIASDECTCLSLDEKLEYFQHCQRAYGQPALMFSGGSTLGLFHTGVCKALMEQDLMPKVMSGSSAGAIMTAMLGVSHPSEYHQILKGQNFFSEAFHFRKLNDLIKGGGGLADVRYLKKFLVENLGDVTFEEAFKKSGLHINVAIAPYDGSQDARIMNAYTSPDVLVWSAVLASCAVPILFPPIQLTSKRHDGKYTPYMSSTRWVDGSVRSDFPQEKMARLYNINYTIASQVNPHIVPFMQDDISRFNKNMLSWPQRIARRQAQVIAKGVMDFTRERVGNVAPVRRLLDHGHGVVDQRYYGDVNIVGNHSLRHYSYMLQNPKPHLFKILQKEGERATWPRISLLETQERVGKTIQHCLELLKYHHAPDQKPQKYIVS is encoded by the coding sequence ATGATATTTAAAGATTTCACGCGAAATATAAATCCGCACCAAGCCTATCGCATTAAGAAATTGAAGTTGCAGCTCGCCAAAGCGGACTCTTATGCAGAGTGGAAAAGCATTGCATTAAAGCTTGATGAAGAATCTGGTGCGCAAGAATGGAAGTTAGATAATTCATCCCCTTATTTTGATGCGCAAGTAATTGCACACCGGTTGGGGAAGTTAACCCGATATCGTACGCAAAAACGTACCCGTGACCTAATGTATATTTTGCGTGAAGGCTTAAGTTACGATATTGCCAATATTTCTCATCCTTTATTGTTTTCCCAAGCTTACGTGGGAACAAAAAAAATCATTGAAGATTATGTGGATGAAGTGAGTCAAAGTTTGGCATTTATTGCCTCTGATGAATGTACCTGTTTAAGTTTGGATGAAAAGCTTGAATATTTTCAGCATTGCCAACGTGCTTATGGTCAACCTGCGCTCATGTTCTCAGGTGGTTCAACGTTAGGGCTGTTTCATACTGGTGTGTGTAAGGCGCTTATGGAACAAGACTTAATGCCGAAAGTGATGTCAGGTTCGAGTGCGGGTGCGATTATGACCGCTATGTTAGGTGTATCGCATCCATCTGAATATCATCAAATTTTAAAAGGTCAGAACTTTTTTAGTGAAGCCTTTCATTTTCGTAAATTGAACGATCTAATCAAGGGCGGTGGCGGACTCGCTGATGTACGCTACTTGAAAAAATTCTTAGTGGAAAACTTAGGTGATGTCACTTTTGAAGAAGCCTTTAAAAAGTCGGGCTTACATATTAATGTTGCGATTGCCCCGTATGACGGTTCGCAAGACGCTCGGATTATGAATGCCTACACATCTCCCGATGTATTGGTATGGAGCGCTGTACTGGCTTCGTGTGCTGTGCCGATTTTATTCCCACCGATTCAACTGACCAGTAAACGCCATGATGGCAAATATACGCCTTATATGTCATCGACACGTTGGGTAGATGGCAGTGTGCGTAGTGATTTCCCACAAGAGAAAATGGCACGCTTGTATAATATTAATTACACTATTGCCAGTCAGGTCAATCCGCATATTGTGCCGTTTATGCAGGATGATATTTCGCGTTTTAATAAAAATATGTTGAGTTGGCCGCAGCGAATTGCACGTCGCCAAGCACAAGTGATTGCAAAAGGGGTCATGGACTTTACGCGTGAGCGCGTCGGGAATGTTGCGCCTGTACGTCGTTTGCTTGATCACGGTCATGGGGTGGTGGATCAGCGTTATTATGGTGATGTGAATATTGTGGGCAATCACAGTTTGCGCCACTATAGTTATATGTTGCAAAATCCGAAACCGCATCTATTTAAAATTTTGCAAAAAGAGGGCGAGCGGGCAACATGGCCACGGATTTCCTTGTTGGAAACGCAAGAGCGTGTCGGTAAAACCATTCAACATTGTTTGGAACTGCTAAAATATCACCATGCACCCGATCAAAAGCCGCAAAAGTATATTGTCAGTTAA
- a CDS encoding protein kinase domain-containing protein yields the protein MDSLHAQQGFEREFNFYLDHAYDQSLDFFVSHQLIHETFQINQTLFQQAILCRHYAGYFDRSPLTLSAHQIKQHLLGAIEPFIQLEQSGYIHADLKQEHFLDNQGRVGVIDFEQVQSLMSPIQQPMNATPRYMAPELFHGQLKSVQSDIYALGIIFLEWLTQKRLMATTYQDWAYLHCQYLQVELLSEFRCFEGVLQQMLRKHKSQRLPSFSAVKSLLMTEIE from the coding sequence TTGGATTCATTGCACGCGCAGCAAGGCTTTGAACGAGAGTTTAATTTTTATCTAGACCATGCATACGACCAATCGCTCGATTTTTTCGTGTCGCACCAGTTGATCCATGAAACTTTTCAAATCAACCAAACGTTGTTTCAACAAGCGATTTTATGCCGACATTATGCGGGCTATTTTGATCGATCTCCTTTGACCTTATCAGCCCATCAAATCAAACAGCATTTACTTGGGGCGATTGAGCCATTCATTCAGCTTGAACAATCGGGGTATATCCACGCAGATTTAAAGCAAGAGCACTTTTTAGATAATCAGGGTCGGGTAGGCGTGATTGATTTTGAACAAGTGCAATCGCTAATGAGTCCGATCCAGCAACCTATGAATGCCACCCCACGTTATATGGCACCAGAACTTTTTCATGGTCAATTGAAGTCTGTACAAAGTGATATTTACGCTCTAGGGATTATCTTTTTGGAATGGCTTACGCAAAAACGTTTAATGGCGACCACTTATCAAGATTGGGCATATTTGCACTGTCAGTATTTACAGGTTGAGCTTTTAAGCGAATTCAGGTGCTTTGAAGGTGTTTTACAGCAGATGTTACGTAAACACAAAAGCCAACGTCTGCCAAGTTTTAGTGCCGTTAAAAGCCTGCTAATGACTGAAATTGAATGA
- the gloB gene encoding hydroxyacylglutathione hydrolase, with product MMPFKIHCIDVQNQLQNYIWLLEHTPSKQVVAIDPTEASLVTKYCTEHNLALSQIWLTHWHKDHIGGVLELIESTNIPVYGPQAESSKIPFLTHALQHEDRVNFHDLDIEIISVPGHTLGHIVYFIDALDVLFSGDTLFAMGCGRVFEGTHEQMFHSLNRLAALPPRTQVYCTHEYTLSNAKFALHVEPDNLAIQERYTHVERLRLLGQCTLPSTIELELETNPFLRANDVEAFTHLRTLKDNF from the coding sequence ATGATGCCTTTTAAAATTCACTGTATTGATGTTCAAAACCAACTACAAAACTATATTTGGTTGCTTGAACATACGCCTAGTAAACAAGTCGTCGCGATCGACCCAACTGAAGCGTCTTTAGTGACGAAATACTGCACAGAACACAATTTAGCATTGAGCCAAATTTGGCTAACGCATTGGCATAAAGATCATATTGGTGGCGTGCTTGAGCTGATTGAATCGACAAATATTCCGGTATATGGTCCACAAGCTGAAAGCTCAAAAATTCCATTTTTAACGCATGCGCTACAACATGAAGACCGAGTAAATTTTCATGATTTAGACATCGAGATTATAAGTGTTCCGGGGCATACCTTAGGGCATATTGTTTATTTTATTGATGCACTTGATGTGCTTTTTTCTGGTGATACCTTGTTTGCGATGGGCTGCGGTCGTGTCTTTGAAGGAACACATGAGCAAATGTTTCATTCATTAAACCGTCTTGCTGCCCTGCCACCACGCACGCAAGTCTATTGCACTCATGAATACACGCTCTCAAATGCCAAGTTCGCGCTACACGTTGAACCTGACAATCTTGCTATTCAAGAGCGTTATACGCATGTCGAACGGTTACGTCTGCTCGGACAATGTACATTACCGAGTACGATTGAGCTTGAATTAGAAACCAATCCATTTTTACGCGCGAATGACGTTGAAGCATTCACGCATTTACGCACGCTTAAAGATAATTTCTAA
- a CDS encoding flavin reductase family protein yields MSHTFKFPHLKAVPLEKAYRLITHGPTVLVSAQDQQHTDVMAAAWACALEFQPAKVTVVLDKSTKTRDIIERSGFFALQVPTRKQLKMVHAVGNMSLYAAPEKLRQSGVELFQFESYDHIPVVQGCSAWLLCKLIPEPHNQQQHDLFIGEVIAAYADDRVFRDGHWYFHEVSDDWKSIHHVAGGHFYTIGEPVSVNDKV; encoded by the coding sequence ATGAGCCATACTTTTAAATTCCCGCATCTCAAAGCAGTACCATTGGAAAAAGCCTATCGCTTAATTACCCATGGCCCCACCGTCTTAGTGTCTGCTCAGGATCAACAGCATACCGATGTCATGGCAGCAGCATGGGCATGTGCACTTGAATTTCAACCTGCAAAAGTCACCGTGGTTTTAGATAAAAGCACCAAAACCCGTGACATTATTGAACGTTCTGGCTTCTTTGCTTTACAAGTTCCGACGCGGAAACAACTCAAAATGGTTCATGCTGTCGGCAATATGAGCCTATATGCTGCACCAGAAAAGTTACGCCAATCTGGGGTCGAATTATTTCAGTTTGAATCTTATGATCACATTCCTGTAGTCCAAGGTTGCAGTGCTTGGCTGTTATGTAAACTCATTCCTGAACCGCACAATCAGCAGCAACATGATCTATTCATTGGCGAAGTCATTGCAGCCTATGCAGATGATCGTGTCTTTCGAGATGGGCATTGGTATTTCCATGAAGTCAGTGACGATTGGAAAAGCATCCATCATGTTGCTGGCGGACATTTCTATACTATTGGCGAGCCCGTTTCAGTCAATGACAAAGTTTAA
- a CDS encoding PhzF family phenazine biosynthesis protein, translated as MKMYQVDAFSTTLFKGNPAAVVVTEDWLSDDLMQNIAFENNLAETAFVRIVDDANYEIRWFTPTVEVDFCGHATLASSFVLFEFFTSLKTIQFHVKDLGIFIVDQDLDGKIRMNFPVRAPVKVSDYPELLNKVFDVPFSEVYVNPQAFILVCHNEQDVIRAQPNLAKIAEIGAIHYKSTAITAVDLDLSITSASKDYDYIARYFAPHKGIDEDPVTGSMHTGLAPLWAEKLGKTQLVAYQASKRGGLLYCDLKGNERIEVAGYGKLYMVAELYL; from the coding sequence ATGAAAATGTATCAGGTTGATGCCTTTAGCACCACTTTATTTAAGGGCAATCCTGCGGCTGTTGTTGTAACAGAAGACTGGTTATCTGATGATTTAATGCAAAATATCGCCTTTGAAAATAACCTTGCTGAAACTGCATTTGTACGTATTGTAGATGATGCCAACTATGAGATTCGTTGGTTTACCCCAACTGTTGAAGTCGATTTCTGTGGTCATGCGACATTAGCAAGTAGCTTTGTTTTGTTTGAATTTTTCACATCATTAAAAACGATTCAATTTCATGTGAAAGATTTAGGTATTTTTATAGTCGATCAAGATCTTGACGGCAAAATTCGCATGAATTTCCCTGTGCGTGCACCAGTCAAAGTGAGCGATTATCCTGAGCTACTCAATAAAGTGTTCGATGTGCCGTTTAGTGAGGTCTATGTCAATCCTCAAGCCTTCATTTTGGTCTGCCATAACGAACAGGATGTGATTCGCGCTCAGCCAAATTTAGCTAAAATTGCGGAAATTGGCGCGATTCATTATAAAAGTACCGCCATTACTGCAGTCGATCTTGATTTGAGTATTACCAGTGCTTCAAAAGATTATGATTACATTGCACGTTATTTTGCACCGCATAAAGGCATTGATGAAGACCCAGTGACAGGTTCAATGCATACTGGATTAGCGCCACTTTGGGCAGAGAAACTCGGTAAAACCCAACTAGTGGCTTATCAGGCTTCAAAACGTGGTGGCTTGTTGTATTGTGACTTGAAGGGGAATGAGCGTATTGAAGTAGCGGGCTATGGCAAACTCTATATGGTTGCTGAGCTTTATCTTTAA
- a CDS encoding M16 family metallopeptidase, whose amino-acid sequence MQLRFKHLTLSILLACGTTSIFAQPVLVKSEQNIEEYQLENGLKIILAPNDKENKIFMNTVYLTGSLNDPQNKGGLAHLLEHLAFKGTENIQGDEFQRRLDQFTLSTNASTDYYATKYTNIIRPETTAMNEVILLEAERMDKLVLQEKHVPTEIDIVKRERELRLDQPFSVLMDQIFKSAYGNQYLGRLPIGDLKELQSIKMDELNQFYKTWYAPNNAYIVISGKFDKAAVLKKIDQDFSPINARPVPAQTKVPALQPEQMKQRQFTVKKGSDYAQFNVYLTANQEAVKQALAVSPTLFTLQPSGHLYQGIVETGQATAVQSTTWLDKDFNMVFMGAVYAPSHNVTTLNQSLISGVEQAKGFNESELNRIKNMTRNQADNIKNNAAALGSRLSDYIVAYDGDWSKYFKDLQDVQNLKVDEVNRTYQAFFKPQHRLSGVIQPTPEDQKKAQQAQVEAPKATLDQQAITEEPLKDVRVYQAEVQQYVKESKAYLNSKEKKIQRSKLKNGIRYALFPTTTRDDKVYASIALDFGTAETLKHKAEILDLMSYLILRASDTQSLQQISDKTIEVGGSASVSAAGNGLSIQIAAKKEHFDDYFKYILNVLKNPIFEQSQFDLIKSQTLASLDRPYTEPDTVAALTFSRMVEKYQPGDLRYHFEPELAVKQYQAANRDQVKTLYQQFFETHHARVAVTGEFQPKTMQKLIKNEFSNWKAKESYARLSSEYTAYPAKKVHVLSEQREFGSYNAALAMPVGADHADVPALQVFRHILGDSQLSSRLAQELREKNALVYGFSANIQLSEWENNGALGINANYTAGKSAQVSQAVHKVLQELLAKGVTAQEVEAAKANILKKRVSALEDDRNIHGMLLPQLEKERDLRYREKRDQALAALTKADIDRVIQKYIKLEHLMEVMADQYGQKI is encoded by the coding sequence ATGCAATTACGTTTTAAACACTTAACGCTTTCTATTTTACTGGCATGTGGCACGACAAGCATTTTTGCACAGCCAGTATTGGTCAAATCTGAACAAAATATTGAAGAATATCAATTAGAAAATGGCTTGAAAATTATTCTTGCGCCGAATGATAAAGAAAACAAAATCTTTATGAATACCGTGTATTTGACGGGCTCGTTGAATGATCCACAAAATAAAGGTGGCTTGGCGCATTTACTAGAACACTTGGCATTTAAAGGCACAGAAAATATTCAAGGCGATGAATTTCAACGTCGTTTAGATCAATTTACTTTATCGACCAATGCCAGCACTGACTATTACGCAACCAAATATACCAATATTATTCGTCCAGAAACCACCGCAATGAATGAGGTGATTTTGCTCGAAGCTGAGCGTATGGATAAATTGGTATTGCAAGAAAAGCATGTACCGACCGAAATTGATATTGTGAAGCGGGAACGTGAATTACGCTTAGATCAGCCATTTTCAGTGTTGATGGATCAGATTTTTAAATCGGCATATGGCAACCAATATTTGGGACGTTTACCGATTGGCGATTTAAAAGAATTACAATCGATCAAAATGGATGAGCTGAATCAGTTCTACAAAACTTGGTATGCACCCAATAACGCTTATATCGTTATTTCGGGTAAGTTTGATAAAGCGGCTGTGCTGAAAAAAATTGATCAAGATTTTAGCCCGATTAATGCACGTCCTGTACCTGCGCAAACCAAAGTGCCCGCGCTTCAACCAGAACAGATGAAGCAGCGTCAATTTACCGTGAAAAAGGGCAGTGATTATGCGCAGTTTAATGTGTATTTGACTGCAAATCAGGAAGCTGTAAAGCAGGCTTTAGCTGTATCACCAACACTATTTACACTGCAACCGAGCGGGCATTTATATCAAGGCATTGTGGAAACAGGGCAAGCGACAGCAGTTCAGTCTACGACATGGTTAGATAAAGATTTTAATATGGTGTTTATGGGTGCGGTGTATGCGCCTAGCCATAATGTTACAACACTGAATCAATCCTTAATTTCAGGTGTTGAACAAGCGAAAGGGTTTAATGAATCCGAACTGAATCGCATTAAAAATATGACGCGTAACCAAGCGGATAATATTAAAAATAATGCTGCTGCGTTGGGGTCACGTTTAAGTGATTATATTGTGGCCTATGATGGTGATTGGTCAAAATACTTTAAAGATTTGCAAGATGTGCAAAATTTAAAAGTTGATGAAGTGAATCGAACTTATCAAGCTTTCTTTAAGCCACAGCATCGTTTAAGTGGTGTGATTCAACCTACACCTGAAGATCAGAAAAAAGCCCAACAAGCTCAAGTCGAAGCCCCAAAAGCTACCCTTGATCAGCAAGCAATCACTGAAGAACCTTTAAAAGATGTCCGTGTTTATCAGGCAGAAGTGCAGCAGTATGTGAAAGAGTCTAAAGCGTATTTGAACAGTAAAGAAAAGAAAATTCAACGCAGTAAGCTAAAAAATGGTATTCGATATGCATTGTTCCCAACCACTACGCGTGATGACAAAGTGTATGCCAGTATTGCTCTCGATTTTGGTACAGCGGAAACTTTAAAGCATAAAGCTGAAATTTTAGATTTAATGAGCTATTTGATTTTACGTGCATCGGATACACAAAGTTTACAGCAGATTTCAGACAAAACCATTGAGGTGGGCGGCTCGGCAAGTGTCAGTGCAGCAGGCAATGGTTTAAGCATTCAAATTGCAGCCAAGAAAGAACATTTTGATGACTATTTTAAATATATTTTAAATGTACTGAAAAATCCGATTTTTGAGCAAAGCCAGTTTGATTTAATTAAATCACAAACCTTAGCAAGTCTGGATCGTCCTTATACTGAACCCGATACTGTGGCAGCTTTGACTTTCTCGCGTATGGTCGAAAAATATCAACCGGGAGATTTGCGCTACCATTTCGAGCCTGAATTGGCAGTAAAACAGTATCAAGCGGCAAATCGCGACCAAGTGAAAACGTTGTATCAGCAATTCTTTGAAACCCATCATGCGCGTGTTGCTGTCACCGGTGAGTTTCAACCCAAAACCATGCAAAAGCTGATTAAAAATGAATTTTCAAATTGGAAAGCCAAAGAAAGTTATGCACGTTTAAGCAGTGAATACACCGCATATCCTGCCAAGAAAGTGCATGTATTGTCGGAGCAACGTGAGTTTGGTAGTTACAATGCAGCGCTTGCAATGCCAGTGGGTGCAGATCATGCGGATGTGCCTGCATTACAAGTGTTCCGTCATATCTTAGGTGATTCACAATTGTCTTCTCGTTTAGCACAAGAACTGCGTGAGAAGAATGCTTTGGTCTATGGCTTTAGTGCCAATATTCAGTTAAGTGAGTGGGAAAATAATGGTGCATTGGGCATTAATGCCAATTATACCGCGGGTAAATCTGCTCAAGTGTCACAGGCGGTACATAAAGTCCTTCAGGAACTGTTGGCAAAAGGCGTAACCGCGCAAGAAGTGGAAGCAGCCAAAGCCAATATTTTGAAAAAACGAGTCAGTGCTTTAGAAGATGATCGTAATATTCACGGGATGCTATTGCCGCAATTAGAAAAAGAGCGTGACTTGCGTTATCGTGAAAAGCGCGACCAAGCACTTGCGGCATTAACCAAAGCGGATATTGATCGTGTGATTCAAAAATACATCAAGCTAGAGCACTTGATGGAAGTGATGGCAGATCAGTACGGGCAAAAGATTTAA
- a CDS encoding amidohydrolase family protein produces MQQLNFPIIDAHIHQWDPYTTPHAAALAVKLFGKHPKLLDKMIRLMKPKAVIDTIGLTQHLTSPYLPQNYKKDIGRYAVEHVIHVEASWHEHKGTGVVNETRFIEQLPFHEADLNLAAIVATADPRHKNFKDLLKMHADASDKFLGIRKMAAVHHDKGVYAWADEAHLYRNPKFLKGFEALAKQNLSFDAWVYSTQIQDVYALAQHFPETNIVLDHFATPVGLFGAVGKHTGQTEQDRLIIFSDWKENLAKLAECPNVYTKMSGLFMPVLGHRFHQSKQVAHKDEIVSLSAPLIQHALDCFGTQRVMFASNFPMDSVSTNLENIIDAFSDIIQQIDPSALKAIFHDNAQTFYRL; encoded by the coding sequence ATGCAACAACTCAACTTCCCCATAATCGATGCACATATTCATCAGTGGGATCCCTATACCACGCCACATGCAGCGGCTTTAGCGGTTAAACTGTTTGGCAAGCATCCGAAACTTTTGGATAAGATGATTCGCTTGATGAAACCTAAGGCGGTCATTGACACCATTGGTCTCACGCAGCATCTGACTTCACCCTACTTACCCCAAAACTATAAAAAAGATATTGGGCGTTATGCCGTTGAACACGTCATTCATGTCGAAGCCAGTTGGCATGAACACAAAGGTACTGGCGTGGTCAATGAAACCCGTTTTATTGAGCAACTTCCTTTTCATGAGGCAGACTTAAATTTAGCTGCAATTGTTGCCACTGCCGATCCACGGCATAAAAACTTTAAAGATTTACTGAAGATGCATGCGGATGCCTCAGATAAATTTCTCGGCATTCGTAAAATGGCTGCGGTACACCACGATAAAGGCGTTTATGCTTGGGCAGATGAAGCGCATTTATATCGCAATCCAAAATTTTTAAAGGGCTTTGAAGCCTTGGCGAAGCAGAACTTAAGTTTTGATGCATGGGTCTATTCGACGCAAATACAAGATGTCTACGCCTTGGCACAGCATTTTCCTGAAACGAACATTGTGCTTGATCACTTTGCTACGCCTGTGGGTCTGTTTGGCGCTGTGGGCAAACATACGGGACAGACCGAACAAGATCGCTTAATTATTTTTAGTGATTGGAAAGAAAATCTTGCCAAACTTGCCGAGTGCCCAAACGTCTATACTAAAATGTCAGGCTTATTTATGCCCGTGCTTGGACATCGTTTCCATCAGTCAAAGCAGGTTGCGCATAAGGATGAGATTGTTTCACTCAGCGCACCATTGATCCAACATGCGCTGGATTGCTTTGGTACACAGCGGGTGATGTTTGCTTCAAACTTCCCGATGGACTCAGTCAGCACCAATCTTGAAAATATCATTGATGCTTTTAGCGATATTATCCAGCAGATTGATCCTTCTGCTTTAAAAGCCATTTTTCATGATAATGCCCAGACATTTTATCGACTTTAA